The Microbulbifer sp. TB1203 nucleotide sequence GAAGGCGCACTGGAGGATGTGAATCCTCCGTGCAGCCGTGCTGCACAAGAGATGAGGGCGGGCCCCTCGGAGCCGCCGTGCAGGCGGAGGCTTCAAACCACCTACTGCTGCTGCACTTAAAAGGTGTGGTAGTGAGCGAGTATGGAAAAGGCCGGTCAAGAACCGGTCAGGTAAGGGCCGTGAAGTCGAACGCAAGTGAACCGCTGATGACGTGTCGAAAGCGTAGGGACGACGTCAAAACCGGGGGGAAGTCGTTAACCCGGGATAAGTCTGGGAGAAACCTGTCTACTGCCCAGGCGGCGTCCGGCATAAAGGCGGCGAGAACACGGCTCAGGCTCTTGTGTGGAACGTGGGAACCTGTCACCCCGATGCTAAGGGAGCGATGCAAGTGGAAGCCCCACGAGTATCTGAGTACCAATGCGGGGTACAGGGGCGGAGCAACCTGTAGTAGTGAGGAAGGCTCTGTAATGGAGCTGGAGCGAAGGGGTTGCCCTATCCAGCCTGAGACAAGAGTGCAACCAGCAATGGGAGGACACTCTTGAATCAGGCGAAGTCATTTCCTATCACTAAACGTCAGGTGTGGGAAGCCTACAAACGAGTCAAGGCCAATAAGGGCGGGGAAGGCGTAGACGGTCAGACCCTGGAGATGTTTGAAGAGAAGCTGGAAGGCAATCTCTATAAACTCTGGAATCGACTGGCGTCTGGTAGCTACATACCCCCACCGGTCAAACGCGTGGAGATTCCCAAGGCGGACGGTGGTGTTCGTCCACTGGGAATTCCAACGGTTGCGGACCGGGTTGCCCAAATGGTAGTCAAACAAGCCCTGGAGCCGGACCTGGAACGTCATTTTCATCCGGACTCCTACGGCTATCGGCCGGGCAAGTCAGCCCGTCAGGCGATTGGACAGGCGCGCAAGCGCTGCTGGCGCAACGACTGGGTCGTTGATCTGGATATCAGGGGTTTCTTCGATAACATCGATCATGAACTCTTGATGCGAGCGGTGCGCCACCACACCCAAGACAAATGGGTGCTGCTCTACATCGAGCGATGGCTGACAGCCCCGGTGCAACTGAATGGTGGGGCATTACAGGAGAGGACCAAGGGCACCCCGCAAGGGGGTGTGGTCAGTCCTCTGCTGGCGAACCTGTTCTTGCACCATACCTTCGATGCGTGGATGCAAAGGCACTATCCGAGCATTCCCTTCGAGCGGTACGCCGATGATAGTGTTTGTCACTGCCGCACACGGAAGCAGGCCGAACATCTGAAAAATGCGCTGGAACAGCGCTTTGCAGATTGTGGACTGGAACTTCATCCGGAGAAGACCAAGATTGTCTACTGCAAAGACGACGATCGACGTCTGGACTATCCCGCCACCAGTTTCGATTTTCTGGGTTACACCTTTCGCCCGA carries:
- the ltrA gene encoding group II intron reverse transcriptase/maturase encodes the protein MWEAYKRVKANKGGEGVDGQTLEMFEEKLEGNLYKLWNRLASGSYIPPPVKRVEIPKADGGVRPLGIPTVADRVAQMVVKQALEPDLERHFHPDSYGYRPGKSARQAIGQARKRCWRNDWVVDLDIRGFFDNIDHELLMRAVRHHTQDKWVLLYIERWLTAPVQLNGGALQERTKGTPQGGVVSPLLANLFLHHTFDAWMQRHYPSIPFERYADDSVCHCRTRKQAEHLKNALEQRFADCGLELHPEKTKIVYCKDDDRRLDYPATSFDFLGYTFRPRRSKNRKGKFFINFSPAISNKAAKAIRQEVRSWKLHLRSDKSLEDLARMFNAVIRGWINYYSAFYKSALYTTLRRIDRRLVIWATRKFKRLRGHRRRATHWLERIARRQPGLFAHWRLLHGQAG